A single region of the Chelmon rostratus isolate fCheRos1 chromosome 5, fCheRos1.pri, whole genome shotgun sequence genome encodes:
- the LOC121607101 gene encoding zinc-binding protein A33-like, translated as MAEKTALVESFLSCHVCSETFRDPVSLSCNHSFCSSCLQKFWEQAGNRNCPICKRKSSKEDPGVNFALKELADVFAGRQKAESSETEKEKEKEEAVCEKHPVVSYWFCEDEQRAVCPVCEFSLHQSHKVVPVEQAVSDLKDQLKSDLKSLQDKRDKYKQVEETYNEVIQQSKKQLLSTEKQIRAEFNKLHQFLREEEESRLAALREEEEQKEKTVSREMKKIQQQISSLSDSICAVEEDLQKHNVPFLSSYKATQTRARVQCSLSDPQLLSGALIDVAKHLGNLSFTVWEKMKDKVHFSPVILDPNTASRSLYLSDDLTSVRDGDTKQQLPDNPERYTYHSSVLGSEGFRSGKHSWEVEVGDHPGWTVGLAKESVDRKGKLCASPEYGLWCLLRRSGKYTNGLGETVRVKKSLQRIRVQLDYDRGKVSFYDPEDMTHIYTHRDTFTEKLFPYFNIGAAGDAKTADIKICQTDVSV; from the coding sequence ATGGCTGAGAAAACTGCTCTCGTTGAAAGTTTCCTGAGTTGCCATGTGTGTTCAGAGACATTCAGAGATCCTGTGTCTCTGAGCTGCAACCACAGCTTCTGTTCAAGCTGCCTGCAAAAATTCTGGGAacaagctggaaacagaaactgTCCCATTTGTAAAAGAAAATCCTCAAAGGAAGATCCAGGAGTGAACTTTGCACTGAAGGAACTGGCTGATGTCTTTGCTGGGAGACAGAAAGCTGAATCatctgagacagaaaaagaaaaagagaaagaggaggctgtgtgtgagaaacatcCAGTAGTCTCTTATTGGTTCTGTGAGGACGAGCAGAGAgctgtgtgtcctgtctgtgAGTTTTCTCTGCACCAGAGTCACAAGGTGGTTCCTGTAGAACAAGCAGTCAGTGACCTGAAGGACCAGCTGAAATCTGACTTAAAGTCTCTGCAGGACAAGAGGGACAAATACAAACAAGTGGAGGAAACATACAATGAAGTGATTCAACAATCAAAGAAGCAGCTGTTGTCCACAGAGAAGCAGATCAGAGCAGAGTTCAACAAGCTCCACCAGTtcctgagggaggaagaggagtccaGACTGGCAgctctgagggaggaagaggagcagaaagagaagactgtgagcagagagatgaagaagattCAGCAGCagatctcctctctgtcagacagCATCTGTGCTGTTGAAGAagacctgcagaaacacaacgTGCCATTCCTCAGCAGTTATAAAGCCACTCAGACCAGAGCCAGAGTCCAGTGCTCCCTGTCAGAtccacagctgctctcaggAGCTCTGATAGATGTGGCCAAACACCTGGGCAACCTGTCCTTCACAGTCTGGGAGAAGATGAAGGACAAGGTCCACTTCAGTCCTGTCATTCTGGACCCAAACACTGCAAGCcgctctctctatctgtctgatGATCTGACCAGTGTGAGAGATGGggacacaaagcagcagcttcctgataATCCAGAGAGATACACTTATCACTCCAGTGTTCTGGGCTCTGAGGGCTTCCGCTCagggaaacacagctgggaggtggaggtgggagaCCATCCTGGCTGGACTGTGGGTTTGGCTAAAGAGTCAGTTGACAGGAAGGGGAAGCTGTGTGCTTCACCAGAATATGGACTCTGGTGTTTATTGCGTCGCAGTGGAAAATACACTAATGGTCTTGGTGAGACtgtcagagtgaagaagagtctccagaggatcagagtccAGCTGGACTACGACAGGGGGAAGGTGTCCTTCTACGACCCTGAAGACATGACTCACATCtacactcacagagacactttCACTGAGAAACTCTTCCCATATTTTAATATTGGTGCAGCTGGTGATGCAAAAACTGCTGACATcaaaatatgtcaaactgatgtttctgtgtga
- the LOC121607103 gene encoding nuclear factor 7, brain-like, translating to MAEKTALVESFLSCHVCSETFRDPVSLSCNHSFCSSCLQRFWEQAGNRNCPTCKRKSSKDCTGVNFALKELADAFAGRQKAESSETEKGEKKVEVMCSKHQEEPKLFCEDEQRAVCPVCEFSLHQSHKLVPVEQAVSGLKDQLKSDLKSLQDKRDTYKQVEETYNEVIQHSKKQLLSTEKQIRAEFNKLHQFLREEEESRLAALREEGEQKEKTVSREMKKIQQQICSLSDSICAVEEDLQKHNMPFLSSYKATQTRARVQCSLSDPQLLSGALIDVAKHLGNLSFTVWEKMKDKVHFSPVILDPNTASPWLYLSDGLTSVRRGDTKQQLPDNPERYTYHSSVLGSEGFSSGKHSWEVEVGDHPGWTVGLAKESVDRKGEVYALPKYGIWCFLHRSGKYINGLGETVRVKKSLQRIRVQLDYDRGKVSFYDPEDMTHIYTHRDTFTEKLFPYFNIREVNDAKTADIKICQTDVSV from the coding sequence ATGGCTGAGAAAACTGCTCTCGTTGAAAGTTTCCTGAGTTGCCATGTGTGTTCAGAGACGTTCAGAGATCCTGTGTCTCTGAGCTGCAACCACAGCTTCTGTTCAAGCTGCCTGCAAAGATTCTGGGAacaagctggaaacagaaactgTCCCACTTGTAAAAGAAAATCCTCAAAGGACTGTACAGGAGTGAACTTTGCACTGAAGGAACTGGCTGATGCCTTTGCTGGGAGACAGAAAGCTGAATCatctgagacagaaaaaggagagaagaaggtggaggtgatgTGTAGTAAACACCAAGAAGAGCCTAAATTGTTCTGTGAGGACGAGCAGAGAgctgtgtgtcctgtctgtgAGTTTTCTCTGCACCAGAGTCACAAGCTGGTTCCTGTAGAACAAGCAGTCAGTGGCCTGAAGGACCAGCTGAAATCTGACTTAAAGTCTCTGCAGGACAAGAGGGACACATACAAACAAGTGGAGGAAACATACAATGAAGTGATTCAACACTCAAAGAAGCAGCTGTTGTCTACAGAGAAGCAGATCAGAGCAGAGTTCAACAAGCTCCACCAGTtcctgagggaggaagaggagtccaGACTGGCAGCtctgagggaggaaggggagcagaaggagaagactgtgagcagagagatgaagaagatcCAGCAGCAGATCTGCTCTCTGTCAGACAGCATCTGTGCTGTTGAAGAagacctgcagaaacacaacatgcCATTCCTCAGCAGTTATAAAGCCACTCAGACCAGAGCCAGAGTCCAGTGCTCCCTGTCAGAtccacagctgctctcaggAGCTCTGATAGATGTGGCCAAACACCTGGGCAACCTGTCCTTCACAGTCTGGGAGAAGATGAAGGACAAGGTCCACTTCAGTCCTGTCATTCTGGACCCAAACACTGCAAGCCCCTGGCTCTATCTGTCTGATGGTCTGACCAGTGTGAGACGTGgagacacaaagcagcagcttcctgataATCCAGAGAGATACACTTATCACTCCAGTGTTCTGGGCTCTGAGGGCTTCAGCTCagggaaacacagctgggaggtggaggtgggagaCCATCCTGGCTGGACTGTGGGTTTGGCTAAAGAGTCAGTTGACAGGAAAGGGGAGGTGTATGCTTTGCCGAAATATGGAATCTGGTGTTTCTTGCATCGCAGTGGAAAATACATTAATGGTCTTGGTGAGACtgtcagagtgaagaagagtctccagaggatcagagtccAGCTGGACTACGACAGGGGGAAGGTGTCCTTCTACGACCCCGAAGACATGACTCACATCtacactcacagagacactttCACTGAGAAACTCTTCCCATATTTTAACATTCGAGAAGTCAATGATGCTAAAACTGCTGACATCAAAATCTGTCaaactgatgtttctgtgtga